In a genomic window of Sulfurisphaera tokodaii str. 7:
- a CDS encoding endo alpha-1,4 polygalactosaminidase: MNKLVSLLLLTLFLVSIISAYLYLKVSHEIKPTHSIKVIEPKFAVYYGCINSTIIQILNNFSWVIIDPTQVNSSQLHEIKAVKIAYIDLGELANMSLGNLTPPANVIIGYDQLWNQYIVNVSSPSWQEYIESQVTIVMTMGFQGVMFDDVDVVEQYPFVAQGITSIINWTRSHYPNAIIGVNRGFSLIENISKMINFVLFEDYGTEVTSPGQISFSNYSFVIRETNLLKSYNLTVLALGYANYPGDIYWNTVKSLAISEGVPSFIGNWNLSIIWLQNLQIINLKFE; this comes from the coding sequence ATGAATAAATTAGTATCCTTATTACTCCTTACCTTGTTTTTAGTATCCATAATATCAGCCTACTTATATCTTAAAGTCTCTCATGAAATAAAGCCAACTCATTCTATTAAAGTAATAGAACCAAAATTCGCAGTTTATTATGGTTGTATAAATTCTACAATAATTCAAATATTAAACAACTTTTCTTGGGTAATAATAGATCCCACTCAAGTTAACTCCTCACAGTTGCATGAGATAAAAGCAGTTAAGATAGCTTATATTGATCTAGGAGAACTGGCTAACATGAGCTTAGGCAACTTGACTCCTCCTGCAAACGTAATTATAGGCTATGATCAACTTTGGAACCAGTACATAGTCAATGTTTCTTCTCCTAGTTGGCAAGAATACATAGAATCTCAAGTGACTATAGTAATGACTATGGGATTTCAAGGGGTCATGTTTGATGACGTTGATGTAGTAGAGCAATATCCTTTTGTCGCTCAAGGAATAACATCTATAATTAATTGGACAAGGAGTCATTATCCTAATGCAATAATAGGGGTTAATAGAGGATTTTCCTTGATAGAGAATATATCAAAAATGATAAATTTCGTCTTGTTCGAGGATTATGGTACAGAAGTAACTTCGCCCGGTCAAATATCCTTCTCTAATTATAGTTTTGTTATTCGAGAGACTAACCTACTTAAGAGTTATAACCTAACAGTGTTAGCTCTTGGCTATGCTAATTATCCTGGTGATATATACTGGAATACTGTAAAATCCTTAGCTATTTCAGAAGGAGTACCCAGCTTTATAGGTAACTGGAATCTCTCTATAATCTGGTTACAAAATCTTCAGATCATTAATCTCAAGTTCGAGTAG
- a CDS encoding DUF929 domain-containing protein: MDMKEGLRSKMVITAILVFIIAAAIPVYLRAQVNQVQNNAVPPLYATVPVGKFFYASPEDFAPPHQVDVYLIGWEGCHVALSDAWPLYIIMSAYGSLSYVYASSNPYRPFPNTTGLIFLNYTPYEADEPVHFYFIYMYNKWLNATPNGTPIPKGELITVGAEELKHFLPTPLYQLVMHYQLDAIFQNTSEPLAILKGHIVTVLVITGPNGTYMAYGPLYNILPLKNANGTYIMQNLYNKKVVPYIWQGVQVIENVIEEAAGSELNITFT, encoded by the coding sequence ATGGATATGAAAGAAGGGTTAAGATCGAAAATGGTAATAACTGCAATACTAGTCTTTATAATAGCAGCAGCAATACCAGTATATTTAAGAGCTCAAGTAAATCAAGTGCAAAATAATGCTGTACCACCACTATACGCTACTGTTCCAGTTGGAAAGTTCTTTTATGCCTCACCTGAGGATTTTGCTCCTCCTCATCAAGTTGATGTCTACTTAATAGGTTGGGAAGGATGCCATGTAGCATTATCCGATGCTTGGCCATTATATATTATAATGTCAGCATACGGAAGCTTATCTTATGTATATGCAAGCTCTAATCCATACAGACCATTCCCCAATACTACTGGATTAATCTTCTTAAACTACACACCATATGAAGCGGATGAACCAGTACACTTCTACTTCATTTACATGTATAATAAATGGTTAAATGCAACTCCTAATGGAACTCCAATACCTAAGGGAGAACTAATAACAGTTGGTGCAGAAGAGTTAAAGCACTTCTTACCAACACCTTTGTATCAACTAGTAATGCATTATCAGTTAGATGCAATATTCCAGAACACTAGTGAACCTTTAGCAATTCTAAAAGGTCATATAGTAACAGTTCTCGTTATTACTGGTCCTAACGGAACTTATATGGCTTACGGACCTCTATATAATATATTACCATTAAAGAACGCTAACGGAACTTATATAATGCAGAACTTATACAACAAAAAAGTAGTACCTTATATCTGGCAAGGAGTTCAAGTAATAGAGAATGTAATTGAAGAAGCTGCCGGATCAGAATTAAATATAACTTTCACCTAA
- a CDS encoding ABC transporter permease subunit, which produces MKSPLFYDFKRSFLKPAILIILVLFILAGLINAFYILIHISPISTENLNFIAMMHSSTLVGVVFNNNGDPIAGARVCIINGTKVIASTVTNTSGIFELKCVGEILKVTYHGLVREHVLYPGSFLAGNAIPLENTSELWYFNVEGVTTFFSPIFNTVLNSSSIMNNFTPVWVIITQFGNHLIVLTSDNANITIQYKYGHSLLTRTLLVKGLHPETINYTIKAKYFELIVNGHTLSTGSECAIYPYTYLGNKMISIYPSILTLFYFAYPFTAVYLGYSLFSNPKSKGSLEFLLARPLTKANLYFNRFIANLLTILASSTLVNTVAMLVILLYTGVLIPYNIVVLNTLSVFIFISTFLGLCYMGGGLSRSSALSVGIPVSAYFIFLSLLTLSLDTSKYSWIIYLTPYSFVYFTGNSLFQGYYSLSLSLPLTLISSILLILTPTLIGYIFFKERDF; this is translated from the coding sequence ATGAAATCACCTCTTTTTTACGATTTCAAGAGAAGTTTTCTTAAACCAGCCATACTTATTATATTAGTACTATTCATATTAGCGGGTTTAATTAACGCATTTTATATACTCATTCATATAAGCCCCATATCCACAGAAAATTTAAATTTCATAGCAATGATGCACTCATCAACTTTAGTTGGAGTAGTATTCAACAATAATGGAGATCCAATAGCTGGAGCCCGTGTATGTATAATTAACGGAACTAAAGTGATAGCTTCTACTGTAACCAACACTTCTGGAATCTTTGAGCTTAAATGTGTAGGTGAGATTTTAAAGGTAACATACCACGGGCTAGTTAGGGAACACGTCTTATATCCTGGTTCTTTCCTCGCAGGAAATGCGATACCTTTAGAGAATACTAGTGAGCTCTGGTACTTTAACGTTGAAGGCGTAACAACATTTTTTTCGCCGATATTTAATACTGTTTTGAACTCATCATCTATTATGAATAACTTTACTCCAGTATGGGTTATAATTACTCAGTTTGGAAATCATTTAATAGTCCTAACTTCAGATAATGCTAATATTACAATCCAATATAAATACGGGCATTCATTATTGACTAGAACTCTTCTCGTTAAAGGACTTCACCCTGAAACTATCAATTATACCATAAAAGCTAAATACTTTGAATTAATAGTTAATGGTCATACATTATCAACTGGGTCAGAATGTGCAATTTATCCTTATACTTATTTAGGGAATAAGATGATTTCAATATATCCATCTATTTTAACACTATTTTACTTTGCCTACCCCTTCACAGCGGTATACTTAGGTTATTCATTGTTTTCAAACCCGAAAAGTAAAGGATCATTAGAGTTCCTATTAGCAAGACCGTTAACTAAAGCAAACCTTTACTTTAATCGTTTCATAGCTAACTTACTTACGATTCTTGCCTCATCTACCTTAGTTAATACAGTAGCCATGTTAGTTATTTTATTGTATACTGGAGTTCTGATACCATATAACATTGTAGTCCTTAACACACTAAGCGTTTTTATCTTTATATCAACTTTTCTAGGACTATGTTATATGGGCGGAGGTTTATCGAGAAGTAGTGCATTAAGTGTAGGGATTCCAGTATCTGCTTACTTTATATTCCTATCTTTACTAACTTTAAGCTTAGATACGAGTAAATACTCTTGGATAATATACTTAACACCTTATTCATTTGTATACTTCACCGGTAATTCCCTCTTTCAAGGATACTACTCACTTTCTCTATCTCTTCCCTTAACCTTAATATCCTCTATTCTCTTAATCCTAACTCCAACTCTGATAGGCTATATATTTTTTAAGGAGAGAGACTTCTGA
- a CDS encoding ABC transporter ATP-binding protein codes for MIQIENVSKNFGKRKVLDNVSFSVNNGEIVGFVGLNGAGKTTTIRIAVGTISPNSGDVYIDGYSITREKKIASRNIGWVPEFPIFEQDVKALDYFVYIAGYYGISAKEATELGKKLFEEVGLSGREKDKLANYSQGMKKRFALAVSLISNPKNFLFDEVLNGLDPQGIQFFRDMALKMKREGKAILFSSHILAEVEAIADKVVFIHKGKIVKVSTIDEIRRSLTSKSLRVVLSNITKEAIEEASKFGEVEVNGNVIIIKDCKADLTHVSNVMSKYQVLEIGWTTGNLEEYFFKVISGV; via the coding sequence GTGATACAAATAGAAAATGTGTCCAAGAATTTTGGAAAAAGAAAAGTCCTTGATAACGTTTCTTTTAGCGTAAATAACGGAGAAATTGTAGGCTTTGTAGGATTAAATGGAGCTGGAAAGACCACGACTATAAGAATAGCAGTAGGAACCATATCTCCAAATTCTGGTGATGTTTATATTGATGGCTACAGTATAACGAGGGAAAAGAAGATCGCGTCTAGAAACATAGGGTGGGTTCCAGAATTTCCTATATTCGAACAAGACGTTAAAGCTTTAGATTATTTCGTTTATATTGCTGGTTATTACGGTATCTCAGCAAAGGAAGCCACAGAACTTGGTAAGAAACTCTTTGAAGAAGTTGGTCTATCCGGTAGGGAGAAGGATAAGCTTGCGAATTACTCTCAAGGTATGAAGAAGAGATTTGCCCTTGCCGTCTCGCTCATATCAAACCCTAAGAACTTCCTATTTGACGAAGTTTTGAACGGTTTAGATCCCCAAGGTATTCAATTCTTCAGAGATATGGCATTAAAGATGAAAAGAGAAGGAAAAGCAATCCTCTTCTCTTCTCACATACTTGCTGAGGTTGAGGCAATTGCTGATAAAGTAGTCTTTATTCATAAAGGGAAGATAGTAAAAGTTTCTACAATTGACGAGATTAGAAGAAGCTTAACAAGTAAAAGTTTGAGGGTAGTGTTAAGTAATATCACTAAGGAGGCTATAGAAGAGGCTAGTAAATTCGGTGAGGTTGAAGTTAATGGTAATGTTATTATAATAAAGGACTGTAAGGCTGATTTAACCCACGTTAGTAATGTGATGTCAAAATATCAAGTCCTCGAGATTGGTTGGACTACTGGAAACCTTGAGGAATATTTCTTTAAAGTAATATCTGGTGTATGA
- a CDS encoding ABC transporter permease, translated as MPSPFLYDFKRSFLRLSVLLTLALFIAGGVGLGFFTMHSFGITQSSIARLNVVYYTQMSEGNITIIGIVFNNHGTFLSGVTVQLVKGSQIMASTVTVNGIFKLRATQNIPQVQGFGIVFNPTENISIKYNGMVENISYLPFGLTISTSQLYYYEIQANVNSSSIYIAQFGDHLIIFSTNDTTLNLKFYSSSMKQVENYTIGVKGLEPVAIKMIIPNGAKYLSIYADRGVVVSYKSIIYPYTLLGDEIVNAYPTMLSLYGSFFPFVAIYIAYTTFSSPRSKGSLEFLLSKPLTKRELFFNRFSANLVTIFLASVITNLVAFLILTIYIGIPPAFEIVMIETIYLFAYIGAFVSLAYMTGGISKTSGLSIAVPITMFFIFTVIPILTFLPNWTIYLTPSVLGDYIDKYIESKVPMDINFYVSQQISLVPATVSAIAWILVPVIIGYIAFKKKDI; from the coding sequence ATGCCCTCTCCATTTTTGTACGATTTTAAAAGGAGCTTTCTTAGGCTAAGTGTTTTATTAACATTGGCTCTATTTATTGCAGGAGGAGTAGGTTTAGGTTTTTTTACTATGCATTCTTTTGGCATAACTCAGTCCTCAATAGCTAGGTTAAATGTAGTATACTATACGCAAATGTCAGAAGGAAATATTACTATCATAGGAATTGTATTTAATAACCATGGAACTTTCCTCTCTGGTGTAACAGTCCAACTAGTTAAGGGTTCACAAATCATGGCTTCTACTGTTACTGTTAATGGAATATTTAAACTAAGAGCTACACAGAATATACCACAAGTACAGGGTTTTGGCATAGTATTTAATCCTACAGAGAACATTAGTATAAAGTATAATGGTATGGTAGAGAACATATCGTATTTACCTTTTGGACTTACTATTAGTACCAGCCAATTATATTATTACGAGATACAAGCTAACGTAAATTCGTCTAGCATCTACATAGCACAGTTTGGTGACCACTTAATAATATTTTCAACAAACGACACTACACTAAACTTGAAATTTTACTCGAGTTCCATGAAACAAGTAGAGAATTATACAATAGGCGTTAAGGGATTAGAACCAGTAGCAATAAAAATGATAATTCCAAATGGTGCTAAGTATTTAAGTATTTACGCTGACAGAGGAGTCGTTGTTTCCTATAAGTCTATTATTTATCCCTATACCCTCTTAGGAGATGAGATAGTAAATGCGTATCCTACAATGTTATCTTTATACGGCTCATTCTTTCCATTCGTAGCTATTTATATTGCTTATACTACGTTCTCAAGTCCTAGAAGTAAAGGATCATTAGAGTTCCTACTCTCAAAACCATTAACGAAGAGGGAACTTTTCTTTAATCGCTTTTCAGCCAATTTGGTTACAATATTCTTAGCCTCCGTTATAACTAACCTAGTAGCATTTCTGATCCTTACAATATATATAGGTATACCTCCAGCATTTGAAATCGTTATGATAGAGACTATTTATCTCTTCGCTTATATAGGCGCGTTTGTAAGCCTAGCCTACATGACAGGAGGAATCTCTAAAACTAGTGGACTGAGTATAGCTGTTCCCATAACAATGTTCTTTATATTCACCGTAATTCCGATCCTTACTTTTCTACCAAACTGGACAATTTATCTAACACCTTCAGTATTAGGAGACTATATAGATAAATACATCGAGAGTAAGGTACCTATGGACATAAACTTTTACGTTTCCCAACAGATAAGTTTAGTCCCAGCAACAGTATCTGCAATAGCATGGATTCTTGTCCCAGTTATTATAGGTTATATAGCATTTAAGAAGAAGGATATTTAA